The proteins below come from a single Onychomys torridus chromosome 18, mOncTor1.1, whole genome shotgun sequence genomic window:
- the Mmp11 gene encoding stromelysin-3 isoform X1, translating into MARAACLLRAISRALLLQPPLLLLLLLLLLPPPLMARARPPDSHRHHPGKRGQQLPHAALPNSLTSAPASHWAPSPASSSRPPRCGVPDPPDVLNARNRQKRFVLSGGRWEKTDLTYRILRFPWQLVREQVRQTVAEALQVWSEVTPLTFTEVHEGRADIMIDFTRYWHGDNLPFDGPGGILAHAFFPKTHREGDVHFDYDETWTIGDNQGTDLLQVAAHEFGHVLGLQHTTAAKALMSPFYTFRYPLSLSPDDQRGIQHLYGRPRLAPTSHAPALGSQAGIDTNEIAFLEPETPPDVCETSFDAVSTIRGELFFFKAGFVWRLRSGQLQPGYPALASRHWQGLPSPVDAAFEDAQGHIWFFQGAQYWVYDGEKPVLGPAPLSELGLQGSPVHAALVWGPEKNKIYFFRGGDYWRFHPRTQRVDNPVPRRATDWRGVPSEIDAAFQDAEGYAYFLRGHLYWKFDPVKVKVLEGFPRLIGPDFFDCAEPANTFR; encoded by the exons ATGGCACGGGCCGCCTGTCTCCTCCGCGCGATCTCGCGCGCCCTCCTGCTCCAGccgcctctgctgctgctgctgctcctgctgctcctgccgCCGCCGCTGATGGCCCGGGCCAGGCCACCG GATAGCCATCGTCACCACCCCGGGAAGAGAGGGCAGCAGCTCCCACATGCAGCTCTGCCTAATAGCTTgacatctgcccctgcctcccattgGGCCCCTAGTCCTGCTAGTAGCTCCAGACCTCCACGATGTGGTGTGCCTGACCCACCTGATGTGCTGAATGCCCGAAACCGACAGAAGCGCTTCGTACTGTCAGGAGGGCGCTGGGAGAAGACAGACCTCACCTATAG GATCCTCCGGTTCCCATGGCAGCTTGTAAGGGAGCAGGTGCGGCAGACGGTGGCAGAGGCCCTCCAGGTATGGAGTGAGGTGACACCACTCACTTTCACCGAGGTGCATGAGGGACGCGCTGACATCATGATTGACTTCACCAG gtacTGGCATGGGGACAACTTACCATTTGATGGGCCTGGGGGCATCCTGGCCCATGCTTTCTTCCCTAAGACCCACCGAGAAGGAGATGTACACTTTGACTATGATGAAACTTGGACTATTGGGGACAACCAGG GCACAGACCTGCTACAAGTGGCAGCTCATGAATTTGGCCATGTTCTGGGGCTGCAGCACACCACAGCGGCTAAGGCCCTTATGTCCCCTTTCTACACCTTCCGATACCCACTGAGCCTCAGCCCAGATGACCAAAGAGGCATCCAGCACCTCTATGGCCGGCCCCGGCTGGCCCCTACCTCCCACGCCCCAGCCTTGGGCTCCCAGGCTGGGATAGATACCAACGAGATTGCATTTCTGGAG CCGGAAACCCCGCCGGATGTCTGTGAGACTTCCTTTGATGCAGTTTCCACCATCCGAGGCGAGCTCTTCTTCTTCAAGGCAGGCTTTGTGTGGAGGCTGCGCAGTGGGCAGCTGCAGCCCGGGtatcctgctctggcctctcgGCACTGGCAAGGATTGCCGAGCCCTGTGGATGCAGCTTTTGAGGATGCCCAGGGTCATATTTGGTTCTTCCAAG GTGCTCAGTACTGGGTATATGATGGTGAGAAGCCAGTCCTAGGCCCTGCACCACTTTCCGAGCTGGGCCTGCAGGGGTCTCCGGTCCATGCTGCCCTGGTCTGGGGTCCTGAGAAGAACAAGATCTACTTCTTCCGAGGTGGAGACTATTGGCGTTTCCACCCCAGAACCCAACGTGTGGACAATCCTGTGCCCCGACGTGCCACTGACTGGCGAGGGGTACCTTCTGAGATCGATGCTGCCTTCCAGGACGCTGAGG GCTATGCCTACTTCCTGCGTGGCCATCTCTACTGGAAGTTTGACCCTGTGAAGGTGAAGGTTCTGGAGGGCTTCCCTCGCCTTATAGGTCCTGACTTCTTTGACTGTGCAGAGCCTGCTAATACTTTCCGCTGA
- the Mmp11 gene encoding stromelysin-3 isoform X2, which translates to MARAACLLRAISRALLLQPPLLLLLLLLLLPPPLMARARPPDSHRHHPGKRGQQLPHAALPNSLTSAPASHWAPSPASSSRPPRCGVPDPPDVLNARNRQKRFVLSGGRWEKTDLTYRYWHGDNLPFDGPGGILAHAFFPKTHREGDVHFDYDETWTIGDNQGTDLLQVAAHEFGHVLGLQHTTAAKALMSPFYTFRYPLSLSPDDQRGIQHLYGRPRLAPTSHAPALGSQAGIDTNEIAFLEPETPPDVCETSFDAVSTIRGELFFFKAGFVWRLRSGQLQPGYPALASRHWQGLPSPVDAAFEDAQGHIWFFQGAQYWVYDGEKPVLGPAPLSELGLQGSPVHAALVWGPEKNKIYFFRGGDYWRFHPRTQRVDNPVPRRATDWRGVPSEIDAAFQDAEGYAYFLRGHLYWKFDPVKVKVLEGFPRLIGPDFFDCAEPANTFR; encoded by the exons ATGGCACGGGCCGCCTGTCTCCTCCGCGCGATCTCGCGCGCCCTCCTGCTCCAGccgcctctgctgctgctgctgctcctgctgctcctgccgCCGCCGCTGATGGCCCGGGCCAGGCCACCG GATAGCCATCGTCACCACCCCGGGAAGAGAGGGCAGCAGCTCCCACATGCAGCTCTGCCTAATAGCTTgacatctgcccctgcctcccattgGGCCCCTAGTCCTGCTAGTAGCTCCAGACCTCCACGATGTGGTGTGCCTGACCCACCTGATGTGCTGAATGCCCGAAACCGACAGAAGCGCTTCGTACTGTCAGGAGGGCGCTGGGAGAAGACAGACCTCACCTATAG gtacTGGCATGGGGACAACTTACCATTTGATGGGCCTGGGGGCATCCTGGCCCATGCTTTCTTCCCTAAGACCCACCGAGAAGGAGATGTACACTTTGACTATGATGAAACTTGGACTATTGGGGACAACCAGG GCACAGACCTGCTACAAGTGGCAGCTCATGAATTTGGCCATGTTCTGGGGCTGCAGCACACCACAGCGGCTAAGGCCCTTATGTCCCCTTTCTACACCTTCCGATACCCACTGAGCCTCAGCCCAGATGACCAAAGAGGCATCCAGCACCTCTATGGCCGGCCCCGGCTGGCCCCTACCTCCCACGCCCCAGCCTTGGGCTCCCAGGCTGGGATAGATACCAACGAGATTGCATTTCTGGAG CCGGAAACCCCGCCGGATGTCTGTGAGACTTCCTTTGATGCAGTTTCCACCATCCGAGGCGAGCTCTTCTTCTTCAAGGCAGGCTTTGTGTGGAGGCTGCGCAGTGGGCAGCTGCAGCCCGGGtatcctgctctggcctctcgGCACTGGCAAGGATTGCCGAGCCCTGTGGATGCAGCTTTTGAGGATGCCCAGGGTCATATTTGGTTCTTCCAAG GTGCTCAGTACTGGGTATATGATGGTGAGAAGCCAGTCCTAGGCCCTGCACCACTTTCCGAGCTGGGCCTGCAGGGGTCTCCGGTCCATGCTGCCCTGGTCTGGGGTCCTGAGAAGAACAAGATCTACTTCTTCCGAGGTGGAGACTATTGGCGTTTCCACCCCAGAACCCAACGTGTGGACAATCCTGTGCCCCGACGTGCCACTGACTGGCGAGGGGTACCTTCTGAGATCGATGCTGCCTTCCAGGACGCTGAGG GCTATGCCTACTTCCTGCGTGGCCATCTCTACTGGAAGTTTGACCCTGTGAAGGTGAAGGTTCTGGAGGGCTTCCCTCGCCTTATAGGTCCTGACTTCTTTGACTGTGCAGAGCCTGCTAATACTTTCCGCTGA